From the Phycisphaeraceae bacterium genome, one window contains:
- a CDS encoding MraY family glycosyltransferase: MTEAEQVALTFSEVVAPYMPVFFVAFLVSLVMTPVMRSIATHNNIVDKPDLIRKNHIQAVAYLGGVAIFLGWVAGIVTGSFTEPHDAMMTNGLSTIRFPMWIVVGAGLICLTGLIDDVSGLSPRMKVAGQLFAAAMLAHENVGVQIVHELIVATERSTGLMNPIPDWIMTAQYGLEYWLGTALIAFLVIGACNALNLIDGLDGLAGGVTVISATGFLVIAALVAIQTSDTSAFAEGILSHPVRLVMCLAIIGGVLGFLPYNFNPATIFMGDAGSLLLGFLCIATVLMFATVPGKALLLVTASLITFAVPITDTSLAIFRRKMRGQPLFSPDSQHIHHLLRKAGLSVKQAVLVIYLAAGMFAVIGCTMVALEIRWRYALAAFIVLYSFIMVTAYKYGEQQWLLEKMKGESASEGDSGPKPA; this comes from the coding sequence ATGACCGAGGCTGAGCAAGTCGCCCTCACCTTCTCCGAGGTGGTGGCCCCGTATATGCCGGTTTTTTTCGTGGCGTTCCTGGTCTCGCTGGTGATGACGCCGGTGATGCGATCCATCGCCACTCACAACAACATCGTCGATAAGCCCGACCTCATTAGGAAAAACCACATCCAGGCGGTCGCGTACCTGGGCGGGGTAGCGATCTTCCTCGGCTGGGTCGCGGGGATCGTCACCGGCTCTTTCACCGAGCCCCACGATGCCATGATGACCAACGGTCTCTCCACCATCCGCTTCCCGATGTGGATCGTGGTCGGTGCCGGGCTGATCTGCCTCACCGGGCTGATCGACGACGTGTCAGGTCTGAGCCCGCGGATGAAAGTCGCTGGCCAGCTCTTCGCTGCCGCCATGCTCGCTCACGAGAACGTCGGCGTGCAGATCGTTCACGAGCTGATCGTCGCCACCGAACGCTCCACCGGCTTGATGAACCCGATCCCGGACTGGATCATGACCGCCCAGTACGGACTGGAATACTGGTTGGGCACCGCGCTGATCGCTTTCCTGGTCATCGGAGCCTGCAACGCCCTGAATCTCATTGACGGGCTCGATGGTCTCGCCGGCGGGGTCACCGTTATCTCCGCGACCGGCTTCCTGGTCATCGCCGCACTGGTCGCGATCCAGACGTCCGACACCAGCGCCTTCGCTGAGGGTATTCTCAGCCACCCGGTCCGCCTGGTCATGTGTCTGGCGATCATCGGTGGGGTCCTGGGCTTCCTCCCCTACAACTTCAACCCCGCCACCATCTTCATGGGCGATGCCGGCTCGTTGTTGCTCGGGTTCCTGTGCATCGCCACCGTATTGATGTTCGCCACTGTCCCCGGCAAGGCCCTGCTGCTGGTGACCGCCTCGCTCATCACCTTCGCCGTCCCCATCACCGATACGTCGCTGGCTATTTTCAGGCGTAAGATGCGTGGGCAGCCCCTGTTTAGCCCCGACAGCCAGCACATCCACCACCTTCTCCGCAAAGCCGGTCTCTCGGTCAAGCAGGCAGTTCTGGTCATCTACCTCGCCGCCGGAATGTTCGCAGTCATCGGCTGCACGATGGTCGCTCTCGAAATCCGCTGGCGGTACGCCCTGGCCGCCTTCATTGTGCTCTATAGCTTCATCATGGTCACGGCTTATAAGTACGGTGAGCAGCAGTGGCTATTAGAAAAGATGAAAGGCGAATCCGCCTCAGAGGGTGATTCTGGTCCCAAACCGGCCTGA
- a CDS encoding AAA family ATPase yields MTANPLGASTPPTQPATGGGSVRFRPIDPIKTLRANVVPLVITLVIGLVLGVAVHLVLRSTSPQYTSTILLTYQTPIRQASDIGLETARGRDIIEMRILSETQRIRGQEVMQRAIEQPSVQATTWFQQFDSPDDARRSLANNHLVVRTQRNSLLIELGVWTEIPSEAAPIANAVAQAYDSILRAGLNQGDESAVASLTSSLRQLDEDVDRLRRQQRTFLQTERLESLRREGSAAAQEFQILNEQMTGIKLQLEQATAQYEQLANAQSRGDVQIGPDLESELEMMPAIQRMNNQMSQLREAKRALLARFGEGHQQIRIIDAQIAAIEQEKKSEKSRIAREMQAGRLETSGKIVEQLRATLEGLQPRLDESSRKMVDLTERLARYTQLEDELTRMLNQRQVVQSELGSIRNRRQLTDERLQIRQISQPNEAELTFPKLMVIVPGITVALLGLVTGLIFVRELLDQRVMSPTDVRMLSRGNLLGLLPDATEDPSGSGTIDRVVERDANSLIAEQFRQVRTAVLRRMEQAGHKSLMITASQPTCGTTTVAHNLATSLAMNHRKVILLDANFRRPRLAALLGLSSDRGLADVLRGDASIDQVTTLAGESGLAVVPAGHTSNAVSDLFDTQTFRDLIADLSARYDLVILDAPPALLSSDPVLMSKSVDAVATVVRAGADKRGMADRMLRQLDGHKAEVLGVILNWVQSSAGGYFRKNYQAYYDYQSTSGPDRLSA; encoded by the coding sequence ATGACCGCGAATCCACTTGGTGCCAGCACCCCACCGACCCAGCCCGCTACAGGCGGAGGCTCCGTACGCTTCCGTCCGATTGACCCGATCAAGACCCTGAGGGCGAATGTGGTGCCTCTGGTCATCACGCTGGTCATTGGTCTGGTGCTTGGCGTCGCTGTGCATCTTGTGCTGAGAAGCACATCCCCCCAGTACACCTCAACCATCCTGCTGACCTATCAGACGCCGATCCGGCAAGCGAGTGACATTGGACTCGAAACTGCCCGCGGCCGAGACATCATCGAGATGCGGATCCTCAGCGAAACCCAGCGCATCCGCGGGCAGGAAGTGATGCAGCGCGCGATTGAGCAACCCTCTGTGCAAGCCACAACGTGGTTTCAGCAGTTTGATTCCCCTGATGATGCCCGTCGTTCTCTCGCTAACAACCACCTCGTGGTTCGTACGCAGCGCAACTCTCTGCTGATTGAACTGGGTGTCTGGACAGAAATCCCCTCAGAAGCCGCCCCCATTGCCAATGCAGTGGCCCAGGCCTACGACTCGATTCTCCGAGCTGGCCTGAATCAGGGTGATGAATCGGCCGTTGCCTCTCTCACTTCCTCATTGCGCCAGCTTGACGAAGATGTTGACCGTCTGCGTCGTCAGCAGCGTACGTTCCTGCAGACCGAGCGTCTCGAATCCCTCCGCCGCGAAGGCTCCGCCGCTGCGCAGGAGTTCCAGATTCTCAATGAGCAGATGACCGGGATCAAGCTCCAGCTCGAGCAGGCAACCGCCCAGTATGAGCAACTCGCGAATGCTCAGAGCCGGGGCGACGTCCAGATCGGACCGGATCTCGAGTCCGAGTTAGAGATGATGCCCGCTATCCAACGCATGAACAACCAGATGAGCCAGCTCAGGGAGGCCAAGCGAGCCCTTCTGGCTCGCTTCGGCGAGGGTCACCAGCAGATCAGGATCATTGACGCCCAGATCGCGGCCATTGAGCAAGAGAAGAAGAGCGAGAAGAGCCGTATCGCCCGCGAGATGCAGGCCGGCCGGCTCGAAACTTCGGGCAAGATCGTCGAGCAGTTGCGAGCCACGCTCGAAGGGCTCCAACCGCGCCTCGACGAGTCCTCCCGCAAAATGGTCGATCTGACCGAGCGACTCGCTCGCTACACCCAACTCGAAGACGAACTGACTCGAATGCTCAACCAGCGGCAAGTGGTCCAGAGCGAACTAGGCAGCATCCGCAATCGCCGTCAGCTTACGGACGAGCGTCTCCAGATCCGTCAGATCAGTCAGCCCAACGAGGCTGAACTGACCTTCCCCAAGCTGATGGTCATCGTGCCCGGTATCACCGTGGCTCTTCTGGGCCTGGTCACGGGTCTGATCTTCGTGCGTGAGCTTCTCGATCAGAGGGTGATGTCGCCGACCGACGTCCGCATGCTTTCCCGCGGCAACCTCCTGGGCCTGCTTCCCGACGCCACCGAAGACCCTTCGGGTTCGGGCACCATCGACCGTGTGGTCGAACGGGACGCCAACAGCCTCATCGCCGAGCAGTTCAGGCAGGTGCGTACCGCTGTGCTCCGACGGATGGAGCAGGCGGGCCACAAGTCCCTGATGATCACGGCCTCTCAGCCAACCTGCGGGACCACGACCGTTGCGCACAACCTGGCGACCAGCCTTGCGATGAACCACCGCAAGGTCATTCTTCTCGATGCCAACTTCCGCCGGCCACGTCTTGCTGCGCTGCTCGGTCTTAGTTCCGATCGCGGTCTGGCCGATGTGCTCCGCGGGGACGCCTCGATCGATCAGGTCACCACCCTGGCTGGTGAGAGCGGGCTCGCTGTGGTTCCTGCGGGCCACACGTCCAACGCCGTCTCCGACCTCTTCGATACCCAGACCTTCCGCGACCTGATCGCGGACCTTTCCGCGCGGTACGACCTGGTCATCCTCGATGCCCCGCCAGCCCTGCTCAGCTCCGATCCGGTGCTGATGAGTAAGTCCGTCGATGCCGTCGCCACTGTCGTCCGCGCCGGAGCCGACAAGCGAGGCATGGCCGACCGTATGCTCCGCCAGCTCGACGGTCACAAAGCCGAAGTCCTGGGCGTGATCCTCAACTGGGTGCAGTCCTCCGCAGGCGGATACTTCAGGAAGAACTACCAGGCCTACTACGACTACCAGAGCACCAGCGGGCCCGACCGGCTCTCCGCCTGA
- the ilvE gene encoding branched-chain-amino-acid transaminase — translation MATDTDSSLLPNAESIPTGRQVWVDGKLVPSEHAAVSVYDHGVLYGDGVFEGIRIYSGRVFKLRSHLVRLFESARAIRMEIPWTLDQLADAVKATAAANQQHDGYIRLAVTRGAGTLGLNPFRCPRPVVFIIADAIKLYPEEMYRDGMAIITASTIRTHPAALSPRVKSLNYLNNILAKIEAIDAGVMEAVMLNHQGYVAECTGDNIFIVKHVAGEPVIRTPPLHAGILDGITKQTVEQIAVQSGYRVESIDLTRHDLYTADEFFLTGTAAEVIPVTRIDGRTVGDGKPGVVTRKLIDAFHALVATNAPED, via the coding sequence GTGGCCACGGACACCGACAGCTCGCTTCTGCCCAACGCCGAGTCGATCCCAACAGGACGACAGGTCTGGGTTGACGGCAAGCTGGTGCCCTCCGAGCACGCGGCCGTCAGCGTTTACGACCACGGCGTCCTCTATGGCGATGGGGTGTTCGAGGGCATCCGCATCTATAGCGGGCGCGTCTTCAAGCTCCGTAGCCATCTGGTCCGGCTCTTCGAGTCGGCCCGCGCGATCCGCATGGAGATCCCCTGGACACTCGATCAGCTCGCCGACGCCGTCAAAGCCACCGCCGCCGCCAACCAGCAGCACGATGGCTACATCCGTCTCGCCGTGACCCGGGGAGCCGGGACGCTCGGCCTCAACCCGTTCCGCTGCCCACGTCCCGTGGTGTTTATCATCGCTGACGCGATCAAGCTCTACCCCGAAGAGATGTACCGCGATGGGATGGCGATCATCACCGCCTCGACCATCCGTACGCATCCCGCCGCTCTTTCGCCAAGAGTCAAGAGCCTCAACTACCTCAACAACATCCTGGCCAAGATCGAAGCCATCGACGCCGGCGTGATGGAGGCCGTGATGCTCAACCATCAGGGCTATGTGGCCGAGTGCACCGGCGACAACATCTTCATCGTCAAGCACGTCGCTGGCGAACCGGTGATCCGCACACCCCCGCTGCACGCCGGGATCCTCGACGGCATCACCAAGCAGACCGTCGAACAGATCGCGGTGCAGTCGGGCTACCGCGTGGAGTCGATCGATCTGACCCGACACGACCTCTACACCGCCGACGAGTTCTTCCTCACCGGAACCGCCGCCGAGGTGATCCCCGTCACCAGAATCGACGGCCGCACCGTTGGCGACGGCAAGCCAGGCGTGGTCACGCGCAAGCTCATCGACGCTTTCCATGCCCTCGTCGCGACGAACGCTCCCGAAGACTAA
- the truD gene encoding tRNA pseudouridine(13) synthase TruD, with protein MSLTANLAQLTANLPGIGGVIKERPEDFLVEEAPLYEPSGEGEHVYLYIEKRELPTAEVVRRLAKAFRVSRNDIGYAGLKDKHAVTRQLLSVYLPNQKHEAERLANVEMPPRLKVLWHTRHTNKLRRGHHAGNRFVIRIRRVNATAVVHARATLKQIEQVGAPNYLGQQRFGYRDNGHHLGRHLILGRYQDLLNELLGKPLDIETPDLRKARKAYDEGDYDKALERCPKSLRSDRQALETLRQGKSAEQAVRAIDKAQRQLYISAFQGAVFNRVLDRRIRENTFDSLVTGDLAWKHDNGSVFAVDKDIARTENAPTGRITRLEISPSGPMWGPSMLQPQGEVLNRELLALEEEGLGERDLQAANHLNVGGSRRPLRVFARDIELEGGADEHGPFIKVAFTLTRGAFATMILREVMKNDVPDASLERFKNNASQFDNND; from the coding sequence ATGTCCCTCACCGCCAACCTCGCACAACTCACCGCCAACCTCCCCGGCATCGGCGGGGTTATCAAAGAACGCCCGGAAGACTTCCTCGTCGAGGAAGCCCCTCTTTACGAGCCCTCCGGTGAGGGTGAACACGTCTACCTCTACATCGAGAAGCGCGAACTCCCGACCGCCGAGGTCGTTCGCCGACTCGCCAAGGCCTTTCGAGTCAGCCGCAACGACATCGGCTACGCCGGACTCAAAGACAAGCACGCGGTCACCCGCCAGCTCCTCTCCGTCTATCTGCCCAACCAGAAACATGAGGCCGAGCGACTCGCCAACGTCGAGATGCCCCCGCGCCTGAAAGTCCTCTGGCACACGCGCCACACCAACAAGCTCCGCCGGGGCCACCACGCCGGCAACCGCTTCGTGATCCGAATCCGTCGGGTGAACGCGACCGCTGTCGTTCACGCTCGCGCCACCCTCAAACAGATCGAGCAGGTCGGTGCGCCGAACTATCTGGGGCAGCAGCGCTTTGGCTACCGCGACAACGGCCATCACCTTGGCCGCCACCTCATCCTTGGCCGCTATCAGGACCTTCTTAATGAACTTCTGGGCAAGCCTCTCGACATCGAGACCCCCGACCTGCGCAAAGCACGCAAGGCCTACGACGAAGGCGACTACGACAAAGCACTCGAACGCTGCCCGAAATCACTGAGAAGCGACCGGCAGGCGCTCGAAACACTCCGGCAAGGAAAGTCCGCCGAACAGGCTGTCCGTGCAATCGACAAAGCGCAGCGCCAGCTCTACATCAGCGCATTCCAGGGAGCCGTCTTCAACCGTGTTCTCGATCGCCGCATCCGTGAGAACACCTTCGATAGTCTCGTTACGGGCGACCTCGCCTGGAAACACGACAACGGCTCGGTGTTCGCTGTCGACAAGGACATCGCCCGCACCGAAAACGCCCCGACAGGCCGCATCACCCGACTCGAGATCTCGCCCTCCGGCCCCATGTGGGGGCCGAGCATGCTCCAGCCGCAGGGTGAAGTCCTCAACCGAGAACTGCTCGCGCTCGAAGAAGAAGGGCTTGGCGAGCGTGATCTCCAGGCCGCCAACCACCTCAATGTCGGCGGGTCTCGCCGACCCCTACGTGTGTTCGCACGAGACATCGAACTCGAAGGCGGGGCCGACGAGCACGGACCCTTCATCAAAGTGGCCTTCACCCTCACCCGCGGAGCCTTCGCCACCATGATCCTGCGCGAGGTGATGAAAAACGACGTCCCCGACGCCTCGCTCGAACGATTCAAGAACAACGCTTCTCAATTCGACAACAACGATTGA
- the rpsB gene encoding 30S ribosomal protein S2, translating to MASLVKDLVEAGIHFGSRSTHWNPKMAPYIFGKRQKMHIIDVKETVKGLLLARKFLTQTVADGKDVLFVATKRQARTIVEQYASDVGMHYVTERWLGGTLTNFRTIRERLKRLEELERLEESGDIEKYSKKMESQLNREKTKILRNLAGLRNMTKLPGAMVVIDVNNEVNAVKEARKLGIPTVCLIDTDSDPEYADIPIPGNDDAMRAIEVIVSNLAKAIAEGKHNRQAAAEQAKAAGGEVGEDGQPRRRSKRAQFTAEDAGAPPEDESPEAVASAATEQAGPAAS from the coding sequence ATGGCCTCACTCGTCAAGGATCTGGTGGAAGCCGGAATTCACTTCGGCAGCCGCTCGACCCACTGGAACCCGAAGATGGCTCCCTACATCTTCGGCAAACGCCAGAAGATGCACATCATCGATGTCAAGGAGACCGTGAAAGGTCTTCTGCTGGCGCGTAAGTTCCTCACCCAGACCGTCGCCGATGGCAAGGACGTGCTCTTCGTCGCCACCAAGCGGCAGGCACGCACCATCGTCGAGCAGTACGCCTCCGATGTCGGCATGCACTACGTCACCGAACGCTGGCTGGGCGGGACACTCACCAACTTCCGAACCATCCGCGAGCGCCTCAAGAGGCTCGAAGAACTCGAGCGCCTCGAAGAGTCCGGCGACATCGAGAAGTATTCCAAGAAGATGGAGAGCCAGCTCAACCGCGAGAAGACCAAGATCCTCCGTAACCTCGCCGGCCTGCGCAACATGACCAAGCTGCCCGGAGCCATGGTCGTGATCGATGTCAACAACGAGGTCAACGCGGTCAAGGAAGCTCGGAAGCTCGGCATCCCCACGGTCTGTCTGATCGATACCGATTCCGACCCCGAGTACGCCGACATCCCCATCCCCGGCAACGATGACGCCATGCGAGCGATCGAGGTGATCGTCTCCAACCTCGCCAAGGCCATCGCCGAGGGCAAGCACAACCGGCAGGCCGCCGCTGAGCAGGCCAAGGCCGCTGGTGGCGAAGTAGGTGAAGATGGACAGCCCCGTCGACGCAGCAAGCGCGCTCAGTTCACTGCTGAAGATGCCGGAGCACCTCCCGAGGATGAGTCCCCCGAGGCCGTTGCCAGCGCCGCGACCGAGCAAGCCGGCCCCGCCGCCTCGTGA
- a CDS encoding NAD-dependent epimerase/dehydratase family protein, which yields MAGKAIITGGAGFIGSHLAEHLLAEGWSLRIVDDLSTGSADNLQHLLGPDCELIEGLAGRVMASTPSLWQGVDAVFHLAASVGVQRVLEDPTSMIRNNIDETAIVVDAAVEHDASLLIASSSEVYGRSNDLPLREDGDLVYGPTTSSRWAYGMAKALDEHLVLDAVRRRGLRAVIARLFNTIGPRQVGHYGMVVPRFVARVVANQPLEVYGDGTQTRAFCDVRDVTRAMSQLVSKPDTHGRAYNLGSEHQITIGALAQRVIERAGTTSELILKPYDEVYPPGFEETPDRAPSIDRLRAAIGFEPMISLEQTLDELIEIARQDKVTATSMEKRI from the coding sequence GTGGCGGGCAAGGCCATCATCACAGGCGGAGCCGGCTTCATCGGTTCCCATCTCGCCGAGCACCTGCTCGCTGAAGGATGGTCCCTGCGCATCGTCGATGACCTCTCAACCGGGAGTGCTGACAACCTTCAGCACCTGCTCGGGCCTGATTGCGAGCTGATCGAAGGCCTTGCGGGTCGTGTCATGGCGTCAACGCCGAGTCTCTGGCAAGGCGTGGATGCGGTCTTTCACCTCGCCGCCTCCGTGGGTGTCCAGCGGGTTCTCGAAGACCCGACCTCGATGATCCGCAACAACATCGACGAGACCGCCATCGTCGTGGATGCTGCCGTCGAGCACGACGCCTCGCTCCTGATCGCTTCCTCTTCCGAGGTCTACGGCCGCAGCAACGATCTGCCGCTGCGGGAAGACGGGGACCTGGTCTACGGCCCGACCACGTCGTCTCGATGGGCTTACGGCATGGCCAAGGCTCTTGATGAGCACCTTGTTCTCGACGCCGTGCGCCGCAGAGGACTCCGCGCCGTGATCGCCCGGCTGTTCAACACCATCGGTCCCCGCCAGGTCGGTCACTACGGCATGGTCGTGCCCCGCTTCGTTGCCCGCGTCGTCGCCAATCAGCCGTTGGAGGTCTATGGCGACGGCACGCAGACCCGTGCCTTCTGTGATGTCCGGGACGTCACCCGCGCGATGAGTCAACTGGTGAGCAAGCCCGATACCCACGGGCGTGCCTACAACCTCGGTAGCGAACACCAGATCACCATCGGCGCTCTGGCCCAACGAGTCATCGAGCGAGCGGGCACAACGTCCGAGTTGATCCTCAAACCCTACGATGAGGTCTACCCGCCGGGGTTTGAGGAGACGCCTGATCGAGCCCCGAGCATCGATCGTCTCCGCGCCGCGATCGGTTTTGAGCCGATGATCTCCCTGGAGCAGACCCTCGATGAACTCATCGAGATCGCCCGCCAGGACAAGGTCACAGCCACCAGCATGGAGAAGCGGATATGA
- the tsf gene encoding translation elongation factor Ts yields the protein MAITAKDVMALRKATGLGMMESKAALEEAGGDFDAAVDLVRTKGLAKMDGRTDRESAEGRIGIAVADDKAKAAIVAINTETDFTANNGDYIAMVKGVANEALKASAGPVESNDAMKALIDNVRLTTKENVQFAKAEVLGGSSSKIGTYLHHNGKIGVVVEVEGEASPELLADLCMHITAIVPAPLGVNPEEVPQEIVKKEREIAIAQAIESGKPKEIAEKMVEGKIRKYLDSVVLLRQPFVKDDKKQIKDLLPAGTTIKKFVRYQVGG from the coding sequence ATGGCGATCACCGCCAAGGACGTGATGGCCCTTCGCAAAGCGACGGGCCTCGGGATGATGGAAAGCAAAGCCGCCCTCGAAGAGGCAGGCGGCGATTTCGATGCCGCCGTTGATCTCGTCCGCACGAAGGGTCTGGCCAAGATGGATGGCCGCACCGATCGCGAGTCGGCCGAAGGACGCATCGGCATCGCCGTGGCCGATGACAAGGCCAAGGCCGCGATCGTCGCCATCAACACCGAAACCGACTTCACCGCCAACAACGGCGACTACATCGCCATGGTCAAAGGCGTCGCCAACGAAGCCCTCAAGGCCAGCGCCGGCCCCGTCGAGAGCAACGACGCCATGAAGGCGCTCATCGACAACGTCCGGCTGACGACCAAGGAAAACGTCCAGTTTGCCAAGGCCGAAGTCCTGGGCGGGTCGAGCTCCAAGATCGGCACCTACCTCCATCACAACGGTAAGATTGGTGTGGTTGTCGAGGTCGAGGGCGAAGCCTCCCCCGAACTGCTCGCCGACCTGTGCATGCATATCACCGCGATCGTCCCCGCACCCCTGGGCGTCAACCCCGAGGAAGTGCCCCAGGAGATCGTTAAGAAAGAACGCGAGATCGCTATCGCCCAAGCCATCGAATCCGGCAAGCCCAAAGAAATCGCCGAGAAGATGGTCGAAGGCAAGATCCGCAAATACCTCGACTCCGTCGTCCTGCTCCGCCAGCCGTTCGTCAAGGACGACAAGAAGCAGATCAAGGACCTCCTGCCCGCAGGCACGACCATCAAGAAGTTCGTGCGCTACCAGGTGGGTGGCTAA